A section of the Methanocaldococcus sp. FS406-22 genome encodes:
- the fsr gene encoding coenzyme F420-dependent sulfite reductase codes for MYEWKLNEIVDSGICARCGTCTIVCPNSILTFDERPKLIEECLRKGHGMCYDVCPRVSSGKYQIKIREKFKEEYYYGKSDIEGQDGGVVTAFLKYLLENGKIDGAIVVGDECWKPVSLVVQNAEDLLKAAKSKYAISTLDALRKAGEMGLEKVAVVGLPCQINGLRKLQYFPYLAKHDGELGKNGKPAKLPKIEYLIGLFCTEKFRYDNMKEVLAKHGIDIEKVDKFDIKKGKLLVYINGEKKEIDLKEFEICPGCKMCRDFDAELADVSVGCVGSPDGYSTVIIRTEKGEEIKNAVELKEGVDIEAIEKLRQMKLKRFKKEIERRKENNEYISFYWTADYGGIGKRADGTYFIRIRAKPGGWYTVEEIKEILDIAEKYNAKIKITDRAGYELHGISGFDVEDIVLRLREKGLITGSEGPLVRATLACPGAGNCSSGLINTTELAKIIEDKFKERPAPYKFKIAISGCPNGCVRPQVHDIGIAGVKFPAVNEEKCNGCGRCAEVCKVEAIDVRGEISYTNYNVCVGCGKCIKNCPNEAREVKEEGYMVYVGGKTGREVVEGIKMKLMSVDEIINFIDKVLVVYSKYAKKPQRERLAAVMKRVGYGKFLEEVMELMENKD; via the coding sequence ATGTACGAGTGGAAGTTAAATGAGATAGTCGATAGCGGAATATGTGCAAGATGTGGGACCTGTACAATAGTATGTCCTAATAGTATATTAACTTTTGATGAGAGACCTAAATTAATAGAAGAATGTTTAAGAAAAGGTCATGGAATGTGTTATGATGTTTGTCCAAGAGTTTCATCAGGAAAATATCAAATAAAAATAAGAGAGAAGTTTAAAGAAGAATATTACTATGGAAAAAGTGATATTGAAGGGCAAGATGGGGGAGTTGTAACTGCATTCCTAAAATACTTATTAGAAAATGGAAAAATTGACGGGGCAATTGTTGTTGGAGATGAATGCTGGAAACCAGTTTCATTAGTTGTCCAAAATGCAGAAGATTTATTAAAAGCTGCAAAATCAAAATATGCAATATCAACATTAGATGCATTAAGAAAAGCTGGAGAAATGGGTTTAGAGAAGGTTGCAGTTGTTGGTTTGCCATGCCAAATTAATGGGTTAAGAAAACTGCAGTACTTCCCATACTTAGCAAAGCATGATGGAGAACTTGGCAAGAACGGAAAACCAGCTAAATTACCAAAAATTGAATACTTAATTGGTTTATTCTGTACTGAGAAATTTAGATACGACAACATGAAGGAAGTTTTAGCGAAGCATGGAATAGATATTGAAAAAGTTGATAAGTTTGATATTAAGAAAGGGAAACTTCTCGTTTATATAAATGGAGAGAAGAAAGAGATTGACTTAAAAGAGTTTGAAATCTGCCCAGGATGTAAGATGTGTAGAGACTTTGATGCTGAGCTTGCGGATGTTTCAGTAGGATGTGTTGGAAGTCCAGATGGTTACTCAACAGTTATCATAAGAACTGAAAAAGGGGAAGAGATTAAAAATGCTGTTGAATTAAAAGAAGGAGTTGATATTGAAGCAATTGAGAAGTTAAGACAGATGAAATTGAAGAGATTTAAAAAAGAAATTGAGAGAAGAAAAGAAAATAACGAATATATCTCATTCTACTGGACTGCTGATTATGGGGGAATTGGGAAGAGGGCAGATGGAACTTATTTCATAAGAATTAGGGCAAAACCAGGAGGATGGTACACTGTTGAAGAAATAAAAGAAATCTTAGATATTGCAGAAAAATACAATGCTAAGATAAAAATAACTGATAGGGCTGGTTATGAACTTCATGGCATTAGTGGATTTGATGTGGAAGACATTGTTTTAAGGTTGAGAGAAAAAGGACTCATAACAGGTTCAGAGGGGCCGTTAGTTAGGGCAACATTGGCATGTCCTGGAGCTGGAAACTGTAGCAGTGGTTTAATAAACACAACGGAACTTGCCAAAATCATTGAAGATAAGTTTAAAGAAAGGCCAGCTCCATATAAGTTTAAGATTGCAATTAGCGGATGTCCAAATGGATGTGTTAGGCCACAAGTGCATGATATTGGAATAGCAGGGGTTAAATTCCCAGCTGTCAATGAAGAAAAATGTAATGGCTGTGGAAGATGTGCTGAGGTTTGTAAGGTTGAGGCAATTGATGTTAGGGGAGAAATCTCTTACACCAACTACAACGTATGTGTTGGTTGCGGTAAGTGTATTAAAAACTGTCCAAATGAGGCGAGAGAGGTTAAAGAAGAGGGATACATGGTTTATGTTGGTGGAAAGACAGGAAGGGAGGTTGTTGAAGGAATTAAAATGAAGTTAATGAGTGTTGATGAAATTATAAACTTCATTGATAAGGTGTTAGTTGTTTATAGCAAATATGCTAAAAAACCACAAAGAGAGAGATTAGCTGCTGTTATGAAAAGAGTAGGATATGGGAAGTTCTTAGAAGAAGTTATGGAATTGATGGAGAATAAGGATTAA
- the radA gene encoding DNA repair and recombination protein RadA, with amino-acid sequence MMDDLTQLPGVGPTTAEKLKEAGYTDFMKIATASIGELTEIDGISEKAAAKIIEAARELCNLGFKSGTEVLSQRKNMWKLSTGSKNLDEILGGGLESQSVTEFAGMFGSGKTQIAHQACVNLQCPDRIIADDSIKDEILNEPKAVYIDTEGTFRPERIIQMAEALGLDGKEVLNNIFVARAYNSDMQMLYAENVENLIREGHNIKLIIVDSLTSTFRTEYIGRGKLAERQQKLGRHMATLNKLADLYNCVVIVTNQVAARPDALFGPSEQAIGGHIVGHAATFRIFLRKAKGDKRVAKLYDSPHLPDAEAMFRITEKGIHD; translated from the coding sequence ATAATGGATGACTTAACTCAACTACCTGGTGTAGGTCCTACAACTGCAGAAAAGTTAAAAGAGGCTGGTTATACTGACTTTATGAAAATCGCAACTGCATCAATTGGTGAGCTAACAGAAATAGATGGAATTAGTGAGAAAGCTGCAGCTAAAATTATTGAGGCTGCAAGAGAACTATGTAATTTAGGATTTAAGAGTGGAACTGAAGTTCTATCACAAAGAAAGAATATGTGGAAGTTATCAACTGGAAGTAAAAACTTAGATGAAATATTAGGAGGAGGTTTAGAGAGCCAGTCAGTTACAGAGTTTGCTGGAATGTTTGGTTCTGGTAAAACCCAGATAGCTCATCAAGCATGCGTTAATCTCCAATGCCCAGATAGGATAATAGCTGATGACTCAATAAAAGATGAGATTTTAAATGAACCAAAGGCAGTCTATATTGACACAGAAGGGACATTCAGACCAGAAAGAATTATTCAGATGGCAGAAGCTTTAGGCTTGGATGGAAAGGAGGTTTTAAACAACATCTTTGTTGCAAGGGCTTACAACTCAGATATGCAGATGCTATATGCTGAAAATGTAGAGAATTTGATAAGAGAGGGGCATAATATAAAGCTGATTATAGTTGATTCATTAACATCAACATTCAGAACTGAATACATTGGTAGGGGTAAATTAGCAGAGAGACAGCAAAAGTTAGGTAGGCACATGGCTACCCTCAATAAATTAGCTGATTTATACAACTGTGTTGTTATAGTAACAAACCAAGTAGCAGCAAGACCGGATGCTTTATTTGGACCTTCAGAACAGGCAATTGGAGGGCACATAGTTGGGCACGCTGCAACTTTTAGGATATTCTTAAGAAAGGCAAAAGGAGATAAAAGAGTTGCCAAGCTTTATGACTCTCCTCATTTACCAGATGCTGAGGCAATGTTTAGAATAACTGAAAAGGGAATTCATGACTAA
- a CDS encoding cyclic nucleotide-binding/CBS domain-containing protein, which translates to MISKYLVRDVMKKGVVEVTLDTKLSEVIKTMAKYDISSVVVSDGERFWGIITDTDVLKHYQELDKTAEEIMTVNPVTVSPEAPLEKAIEIMAEKGIHHLYVKSPCEDKIVGVLSSKDIIKLFSDLIG; encoded by the coding sequence ATGATATCAAAGTATTTGGTTAGAGATGTAATGAAAAAGGGAGTCGTTGAAGTAACCTTAGATACAAAATTAAGTGAAGTTATTAAAACAATGGCAAAATATGACATATCTTCTGTTGTAGTTTCTGATGGAGAGAGATTTTGGGGGATTATAACCGATACAGATGTATTAAAACACTATCAGGAATTGGATAAAACTGCAGAGGAGATAATGACAGTTAATCCAGTAACTGTAAGTCCTGAAGCTCCATTAGAGAAGGCTATTGAGATTATGGCTGAAAAAGGCATACATCACCTATATGTTAAATCACCATGTGAAGATAAAATTGTTGGTGTTTTAAGCTCAAAAGACATTATAAAACTATTTTCTGATTTAATTGGATAG